One stretch of Arachis duranensis cultivar V14167 chromosome 1, aradu.V14167.gnm2.J7QH, whole genome shotgun sequence DNA includes these proteins:
- the LOC110274973 gene encoding protein FAR1-RELATED SEQUENCE 5-like yields the protein MSSCSRTIPGLDASGEENFDGFGDTGDIDATESLLDIGMETEEEELGEESPNEEDGEQNGSAEHVVFGRAQILEMEFANPDEACRFYEQYSRAKGFAMRQGKKLKNRKGEIVRYTYLCNREGFRDRKWLEMQDRKREHKVVTRCGCQAEMRIKQKAESNNWYVSRFVDEHNHDLLPAKFVSYLPAYRKISDVDRAHMESLRQVGAEQNMCDLFWSDGRSQDDYKLFGDVLAFDATYGRNKYNLPVIVFSGVNHHNQTCVFGAAMVSSETQASYEVFPEAHHRLCAWHLLKNATVNVCKPRFTTLLRNCMLADVEVEKFERQWEAMMDECLVREVEWVKDLYTKKMAWATAYIRGCFYAGLRTTSRCESLHAKMGRFVERRYGILDFVTNFQRCVEFLRDNEEELDFRSLYGSPVLQTQFPELEKSGAVNYTREIFLRFREALKSSVRVTIVECKKLEDRTVYVTQKYRRPQSRWTVAHHFGTDSFFCSCMRMESFGLPCVHILAVLVQLDIGYLPKSLVLQRWSKTAKVEIEGPSIMNEPGEANEVYRSRMGAFLQHCKRLARVACMRESDFKSCLDRIVEETYVLEMKNGVGTAAQGTAAGGQDGVRDPVAVRTKGTGRAQEPFGCRGIKRRKCSNCGVVGHRRTRCPSGPCSQPVCTQDLAEGALGRDDSQSHGTVSGNDKQSKSRRRTVHVTSTPLHDA from the exons ATGTCTTCTTGTAGCAGAACGATCCCTGGACTGGATGCTTCTGGGGAAGAGAATTTTGATGGATTCGGCGATACCGGAGATATCGATGCAACG GAATCACTACTGGACATTGGGATGGAAACAGAGGAAGAAGAGTTGGGGGAAGAATCACCCAATGAAGAGGACGGTGAACAGAACGGCAGTGCTGAACATGTAGTGTTTGGTCGTGCACAGATATTGGAGATGGAGTTCGCAAACCCGGATGAGGCGTGTCGTTTTTATGAGCAATATAGTCGAGCAAAGGGTTTTGCGATGCGTCAAGGAAAGAAACTAAAGAATAGGAAGGGTGAAATCGTGCGATACACGTATTTGTGCAACAGAGAAGGATTCAGAGATAGAAAATGGCTTGAGATGCAGGATCGAAAGAGGGAGCACAAGGTTGTTACTCGATGTGGATGTCAGGCAGAGATGAGGATAAAGCAAAAAGCCGAGAGCAACAATTGGTATGTGTCTCGTTTTGTTGATGAGCATAACCACGACCTTCTCCCGGCAAAGTTTGTGTCATACCTGCCAGCATATAGGAAAATATCCGATGTTGATAGAGCCCACATGGAGAGTTTGAGGCAG GTTGGGGCTGAGCAAAATATGTGTGATCTGTTTTGGAGCGACGGGCGTAGTCAGGATGATTATAAGTTATTTGGTGATGTTTTGGCATTTGATGCGACTTACGGGCGAAACAAGTACAATTTGCCAGTGATAGTGTTCTCCGGGGTGAACCACCATAACCAAACATGTGTCTTTGGCGCAGCCATGGTGTCTTCTGAAACACAAGCATCGTAT gaagtgtTTCCAGAAGCTCATCACAGGCTCTGTGCGTGGCACCTACTAAAAAATGCAACTGTGAATGTGTGCAAGCCTCGATTCACAACTCTGCTTAGAAATTGCATGCTTGCCGACGTGGAGGTGGAGAAGTTTGAAAGGCAATGGGAGGCAATGATGGATGAGTGTCTTGTTAGGGAAGTAGAGTGGGTAAAGGATTTATACACGAAGAAGATGGCATGGGCTACCGCTTACATACGCGGTTGCTTTTATGCTGGCTTGAGGACGACATCACGATGTGAGTCACTGCATGCAAAGATGGGGAGGTTTGTGGAGAGGCGATATGGAATATTGGATTTCGTGACGAACTTCCAACGGTGTGTTGAATTCTTGAGAGATAATGAGGAAGAGCTTGACTTTAGGTCGTTGTACGGGAGCCCGGTTCTTCAAACTCAGTTTCCGGAGCTAGAGAAGTCTGGTGCAGTGAACTACACGAGGGAAATATTCTTGCGTTTTAGAGAGGCCCTAAAAAGTAGTGTTCGGGTTACTATCGTGGAGTGCAAGAAATTGGAGGATCGGACAGTTTATGTGACACAAAAGTATCGCAGGCCGCAATCCAGGTGGACTGTTGCCCACCACTTTGGGACGGATTCCTTTTTTTGTAGTTGTATGAGGATGGAGTCGTTCGGACTACCTTGCGTTCACATACTTGCAGTGTTGGTCCAGTTAGACATAGGTTATCTTCCAAAAAGCCTGGTGTTGCAACGGTGGTCGAAGACAGCCAAAGTTGAGATCGAGGGCCCTTCCATCATGAATGAACCGGGTGAAGCGAATGAGGTATATAGGAGCCGCATGGGTGCTTTCCTGCAGCATTGTAAGCGGTTGGCAAGAGTTGCGTGTATGCGAGAGAGTGATTTCAAGAGCTGCTTGGATAGGATAGTTGAGGAAACTTATGTGTTAGAGATGAAGAATGGTGTTGGGACCGCTGCCCAAGGGACTGCCGCCGGTGGCCAAGATGGAGTGCGTGATCCTGTTGCAGTTCGGACTAAGGGAACAGGGCGTGCGCAAGAGCCTTTTGGTTGTAGGGGCATAAAGAGGCGTAAGTGCAGCAACTGTGGAGTAGTGGGCCATCGTCGAACCCGTTGCCCGAGTGGTCCATGTAGCCAGCCGGTGTGTACCCAGGACCTCGCTGAAGGTGCTTTAGGGCGGGATGATTCACAGAGCCATGGCACG GTGTCCGGCAACGACAAGCAAAGTAAGAGTCGAAGGAGGACCGTGCATGTAACTTCAACCCCTTTGCACGATGCATGA